In Sphaerospermopsis torques-reginae ITEP-024, the genomic window AAATGTACGGATGCGGCTGACAGAGTTTAAAGCCAGTCGTTGGTTTTCCAATGAATCTAAGCAAAAAGCAGCAGCCAAAGCAGGTATAGAATATTCCAATGCGGCTTTAGTTTTAAAAAAGCTAGAATTCATTGATCAAGTCATTGGTAAATATACAAATGACGCTGTAAATGATGTTCTAGAAAACAATTCTGTAAATTTAGTAAATTCATCTACAATTGTAGCAGAAAATAAATTAAGTAATCAACCAATTACACCAAAAACTGTAATTAAAAACAACAATAATAAACCCAAAAGAAAAGCTGATTCTACAGGAGTTTTACCGCGTTCGATTTTAACAACTATTACTCGTCTGCAAGCGGAATTAGACCCTAGTTCTGAACAAGAAGTAGTGCAGAATTTTCGGCAGACGCAAAAAATCACAATTATCTCTGTGAGATTTATTTTACTATTAATTATAGTGCCACTTCTCACCCATCAAATAGCCAAAGCTGTAGTAGTAGGTCCTGTAGTTGATCGTTTTAGAGGTTCAGAAACAGAACAGATTTTTCTCAATGAAGAAATGGAAGAAGAAGCACTAATAGAACTGCAAAGATTTGAAGAAAGAATCAAGTTTGAAAATTTGATTAGTAATGCACCACCGCTATCATCGGAAGTGCTAGAAATTAAAATGCAAGAAAAAGCACAGGAGGTAGCAAAGGAATTTCGGCGTGAAAGTGCTAATGCGATTAAAAATGTGTTTGCAGATGTTTTTTCTATAGTTGCTTTTATCTGGTTGTTGCTGATCAGCCAATCTTCTATTTCAGTTCTCAAAGATTTCTTTGATCATGTAGTATATGGCTTGAGTGATAGCGCCAAAGCATTTATTATTATCTTGTTTACTGATGTCTTTGTCGGCTTCCACTCTCCCCACGGTTGGGAAGTAATTCTGGAAGGTTTATCACGACACTGGGGTTTACCAGCAAATAGGGATTTTATTTTCTTATTTATTGCTACATTTCCCGTGATTTTAGATACAATTTTCAAATATTGGATTTTCCGTTATTTGAATCGCATTTCTCCTTCTGCTGTTGCTACTTACCATAATATGAATGAGTAAATAAATTCATAATTCATAATTCATAATTCATAATTGGTGATTAGTAATGCCATAATTATTCCCTATTACCTCTTAACTGTCACCTGTTCCCTGTTCCCTGTTCCCTGTTCCCTGTTCCCTGTTCCCTGTTCCCTGTTCCCTTAAAAATGAAAAAGATATTTAACACAACTTTTAGCTTACCTTTTTTCTTCACGATTTTTTTCCTGGAAATGCCAGCGATTAAAAATCAAGACACAATTCCTCCCGAATGTCAAGTAACTAAGTGGGATTTACCAACAGCTTTAAAAACTGAAAATAGCAAAAATGTACCTGTACTTGTACAAAGATTACCGGTTGGTTGTTGTGAAAAAGATGCTTCTTGTTTAGATGCAAGGATTTATGGTAGTGAACAAGAAGAAATAGGGGATAAAAAAGCATTAATAAAATCTATTGATCAGAGTTTAAAATATTTAAGAACTCGGCGGGCTGCGGCTGCTTATCAAAGATATAAAATTTCTGGAATTACCAGAGATCGGGTTTATCGTAGTTTGCAAAGATTCAGACAATTAGTATTATCAACTAATTCGCCTCAAGAATTACAAACAGCTATTGAAAAAGAGTTTGTTTATTATCAATCTATAGGCAGAGATAGTCAAGGTACTGTATTATTTACTGCCTATTATGAACCATTATATTTAGCTAGTCGCAAACCAACCAAAGAATTTAAATATCCTGTTTACCGCTTACCACCTGATTTAAAATCTTGGACTAGACCTCATCCCACTCGATTAGAATTAGAAGGTGCAGATGGTTTACAAGGTTCTCAAAGTAAATTAAAAGGTTTAGAATTATTTTGGTTTAAAGACAGATTTGAACCTTATATTATTCAAATTCAAGGTTCTGCGCGGTTAAAATTAACAGATGGAACAGTCACCAGTATAGGATATGCTGGAAATACAGCCCATAATTATAAAAGTTTGGGGCGGACATTAGTAGAGGCTGGAAAATTACCTGAAAATGGCGTAACCATGCCCACAATTTTTGAGTATTTCCAAAAAAATCCCCAAGATTTAAATGTTTATCTTCCCCGCAATAATAGCTTTGTCTTTTTTAGAGAAACCTATGGGAGATCCGCACATGGTTCTGTTGGTGTACCGCTGACTCCAGAACGTTCTATAGCTACCGATAAATCTTTAATGCCTCCTGGTGCTTTAGCTTTAATTCGCGCACCTTTTCCTTTTGTTAATAATAACGGTGAATTGGAAAATCGGACAGTTAGCCGTTTTGTATTAGATCAAGATACAGGTGGTGCAATTAAAGGTGCAGGTAGGGTAGATTATTATTTAGGAACGGGAGATATAGCTGGCGATCGCGCTGGGGTAACAGTCAGCGATGGACAATTATTTTATTTGTTGTTGAAATGATACAGCAGGAGTCAGGAGTCGTAGGGGCGAAGCATTCGGAAAATAGCCTTTTCATAAAATTGATAATTGGTCGCCCGAATGCTTCGCCCGTACAGGAGTCAGGAGTAAAACTGGCTTTGTGTCTAGGTTTCAATTTAGATTCTGTACCTCATTGATCTGCAATCTCCTGTAATATCCATAATACCAATCCAAAATCCAAAATCTAAAATCCAAAATCGGATTATTCCATCAACATTAACCTTACAGGATCTAAATGTACATACCAAGGAAAAGGTAGGTCTTTAATTGTCACCCATTTTTCTTTATAAACTTCCGCTTGCAAGTGATAATCATGAGAATTATTGGCAGGAGAATGTAACTTTAAAAATAAAGTCATGCGGTGAGGTGTTTCGCTAGTTCTCGCCAACCAACAAGGAAAAGTATTTTCCAGATTTGCATCATTTTTAAACACAATTTGATGGGCGCGAATCCCAACATGAGATAAATTTTCAGGAATAGATTCTACAACTTCTAAAGTACAACCCCAATCAACAGCTTCTACTTTTTGGGATGACAAAACAACAGCGCGAGAAAAATTTTTACATCCTGTAATTTTTGCAACATTCATAGTAGCAGGATGTTGGAAAATTTCATATTTAGAACCATGATGTGCTTCTTTTCCGTCTTCTAAAACTAACAAATTAGGACACAATCTATAGGCTTCTTCCATATTATGAGTAACAAATAAAGTCACACCAGAATAATCAGCTAAAGTCTCTGTCATTTGTTGTTCTAACTGACTGCGTAAATGTGTATCCAGGGCAGAAAATGGCTCATCTAAAAGTAAAGCTTCTGGTTGACTTGCTAACGCTCTCGCTAAAGCTACCCGTTGTTGTTGTCCTCCTGAAAGTTGGTGAGGATAACGATTACCTAAACCCTCTAAGTGCATGGCTATTAATTGCTTTTCTACCTCTAATTTAATATTCCCATTTGATAATTCTTTAGGTAAACCAAAAGCGATATTTTGTGCTACCGTGAGATGAGGAAATAAGGCATAATTTTGAAATAAAAACCCTATTTTTCGCTCACGTACAGGAACATTAATTCCTTTTTCTGAGTCAAATAAAACTCTATTATTTAATACTATTCTGCCTTTGGTTGGTGTTTCTATACCTGCCAAACAACGGAGAATCATACTTTTACCCGCGCCAGAACTTCCCAATAATCCTAAAGGTTGATGATCAGTAGTAAAGGCAATTTTCAGATGAAAGCTTGATAGTTTTTTTTCAATATCTATAAATAAGCCAGATGTAGAAGAATTGGTAGGTGAAGAAAAAGATTGATTTTCTGGTTTTATTGGTTGAAGTTCTGGTTGATTTTTGCGTCTAAATTTATGCTTGCTTTCTTGCCAGAAGTTAGTTAAAATAATTCCTGTTAAAGAAATTGATACAATAATAATTGCCCAAAACCAAGCTTCATTCATATCCCCAGCTTCCACAGCAAAATATATCGCCATTGGTATATTCTGCGTTTGTCCAGGAATGTTACCAGCTAACATCAAAGTTGCACCAAACTCACCCAAAGCACGAGCAAAAGCTAAAGTTGCACCTGCTAAAATACCAGGAAATGCTAAAGGTAAACTCACCCGCCAAAATATAGTAAATTCCTTAGCGCCTAAAGTTCTCGCTACTCTTAATAAATTAGCATCAATTTGTGCAAAAGCTCCCAAAGCAGTTTTATACATTAAAGGAAAAGAAACCACCATTGCAGCGATCGCCGCACCATACCAAGTAAATACAATAGTCACATTAAAAGGTTCTAGTAATTTACCAACTGGACCATTTTTACCAAAAAATAGCAACAGCAAAAAACCCACAACTGTAGGCGGTAAAATTAGCGGTGCAACAAATATCCCCTCAATAATAGATTTTCCTTTACCCCGATATCCCAGCATCCAGTAAGCAGCAGCAATACCCAAAAAGAAGGTGATAAAAGTCGCTAAAAATGAGGTTTTCAGCGATATCCAGAGGGGTGATAAGTCCTGTGGCATAATTTTTACAAATTCCAACTTAGTTGGTAGTATACCAGGAAATAGGGGAAATAGTTAAATATTTTTTACATTTGTCTGATAGCATAGCGTGGCGTAAGCCATATCAGGATTTCCAGGATTAAAGGATTTACAGGATGAGGTAAAAATCTCAACAAAAGCTAT contains:
- the mltA gene encoding murein transglycosylase A; this translates as MKKIFNTTFSLPFFFTIFFLEMPAIKNQDTIPPECQVTKWDLPTALKTENSKNVPVLVQRLPVGCCEKDASCLDARIYGSEQEEIGDKKALIKSIDQSLKYLRTRRAAAAYQRYKISGITRDRVYRSLQRFRQLVLSTNSPQELQTAIEKEFVYYQSIGRDSQGTVLFTAYYEPLYLASRKPTKEFKYPVYRLPPDLKSWTRPHPTRLELEGADGLQGSQSKLKGLELFWFKDRFEPYIIQIQGSARLKLTDGTVTSIGYAGNTAHNYKSLGRTLVEAGKLPENGVTMPTIFEYFQKNPQDLNVYLPRNNSFVFFRETYGRSAHGSVGVPLTPERSIATDKSLMPPGALALIRAPFPFVNNNGELENRTVSRFVLDQDTGGAIKGAGRVDYYLGTGDIAGDRAGVTVSDGQLFYLLLK
- a CDS encoding proton extrusion protein PcxA; protein product: MKNPVFSEKIYSFFLAAYRWYLLTPERSLEEAYKSALKIKEIEDNHFNGNKISRDDAMYSSSVMDYFQADLQKLLKNVRMRLTEFKASRWFSNESKQKAAAKAGIEYSNAALVLKKLEFIDQVIGKYTNDAVNDVLENNSVNLVNSSTIVAENKLSNQPITPKTVIKNNNNKPKRKADSTGVLPRSILTTITRLQAELDPSSEQEVVQNFRQTQKITIISVRFILLLIIVPLLTHQIAKAVVVGPVVDRFRGSETEQIFLNEEMEEEALIELQRFEERIKFENLISNAPPLSSEVLEIKMQEKAQEVAKEFRRESANAIKNVFADVFSIVAFIWLLLISQSSISVLKDFFDHVVYGLSDSAKAFIIILFTDVFVGFHSPHGWEVILEGLSRHWGLPANRDFIFLFIATFPVILDTIFKYWIFRYLNRISPSAVATYHNMNE
- the modB gene encoding molybdate ABC transporter permease subunit; translated protein: MPQDLSPLWISLKTSFLATFITFFLGIAAAYWMLGYRGKGKSIIEGIFVAPLILPPTVVGFLLLLFFGKNGPVGKLLEPFNVTIVFTWYGAAIAAMVVSFPLMYKTALGAFAQIDANLLRVARTLGAKEFTIFWRVSLPLAFPGILAGATLAFARALGEFGATLMLAGNIPGQTQNIPMAIYFAVEAGDMNEAWFWAIIIVSISLTGIILTNFWQESKHKFRRKNQPELQPIKPENQSFSSPTNSSTSGLFIDIEKKLSSFHLKIAFTTDHQPLGLLGSSGAGKSMILRCLAGIETPTKGRIVLNNRVLFDSEKGINVPVRERKIGFLFQNYALFPHLTVAQNIAFGLPKELSNGNIKLEVEKQLIAMHLEGLGNRYPHQLSGGQQQRVALARALASQPEALLLDEPFSALDTHLRSQLEQQMTETLADYSGVTLFVTHNMEEAYRLCPNLLVLEDGKEAHHGSKYEIFQHPATMNVAKITGCKNFSRAVVLSSQKVEAVDWGCTLEVVESIPENLSHVGIRAHQIVFKNDANLENTFPCWLARTSETPHRMTLFLKLHSPANNSHDYHLQAEVYKEKWVTIKDLPFPWYVHLDPVRLMLME